One window from the genome of Pseudomonadota bacterium encodes:
- the gmhB gene encoding D-glycero-beta-D-manno-heptose 1,7-bisphosphate 7-phosphatase, which yields MRTLLLDRDGVINQDSRDYIRSPSHWRALPGALEAMARAQRAGFRLVVVSNQSGLARGLFGIRELNAIHQRLCDELARFGGRVEAFFFCPHLPSEDCNCRKPRAGLLLSLGERLGIDLARTTFIGDRVSDVRAARAVGARPMLVRTGIDPINPDELAPCGPVEIFDALPDAVAALV from the coding sequence TACATCCGCTCGCCCAGCCATTGGCGCGCGCTGCCGGGCGCGCTCGAAGCGATGGCGCGTGCGCAACGGGCCGGCTTCCGACTGGTGGTCGTCAGCAATCAATCGGGGCTCGCGCGCGGTCTGTTCGGCATCCGCGAATTGAACGCCATTCACCAGCGCCTGTGCGACGAGCTGGCGCGCTTCGGCGGCCGCGTCGAAGCCTTCTTCTTCTGCCCGCACCTGCCCAGCGAGGACTGCAACTGCCGCAAGCCGCGCGCCGGCCTGCTGTTGTCGCTGGGTGAACGCCTGGGCATCGACCTCGCGCGCACCACCTTCATCGGCGACCGCGTCAGCGATGTGCGCGCGGCGCGCGCGGTGGGCGCCCGCCCGATGCTGGTGCGCACCGGCATCGACCCCATCAATCCCGATGAACTCGCGCCTTGCGGCCCGGTGGAAATCTTCGACGCGCTGCCGGACGCGGTGGCGGCCCTGGTGTAG